Proteins from a genomic interval of Sphingobacterium sp. SYP-B4668:
- a CDS encoding protein-disulfide reductase DsbD family protein, which produces MKFYLRLILFILLLLPVLASASSLQDSIATDSSILSDMPSDLEFSDAATEEVEDTALVERDSAAVAATPRLGDAPSSGSDSLWGIFIAGLLGGFAAFLMPCIFPMVPLTVSFFTKKAGNKAQAVGQALLYGLFIIVIYVALGMVVTIVFGSDALNALSTNGIFNFFFFLLLVIFAASFFGAFEITLPSSFVNKIDAKSDKGGLIGLFFMSFSLALVSFSCTGPIIGTLLVDAAAKGDRLGPAIGMLGFSVALAIPFALFAMFPSLLKSMPKSGGWLNSVKVVLGFLELALALKFLSNVDLAYHWNWLDREVFLSLWIVIFGLMGLYLIGKIKFSHDSDLKFMSVPRTIIAIVVFSFVVYMVPGLWGAPLKSISAFLPPSATQDFDLTTGISASGATVHDGKIKKYAEIFHERGTPKGFDPYYDYDQGLATAKEVNKPVIIDFTGWNCVNCRQMEANVWTDPRVAKILKEQFVMVELFVDDKTELAKKEQYVSTFSGKKIKTIGGKNSDFQAATFNSNSQPLYVLVDTDGTVLVPPSGADYNVESYIKFLESGLIKFKEQ; this is translated from the coding sequence ATGAAATTTTATTTAAGACTAATTTTATTCATTTTGCTACTGTTACCCGTGCTGGCTTCAGCCTCCAGTTTGCAGGATAGTATCGCAACTGACAGCTCAATTCTTTCGGATATGCCGTCGGATCTAGAGTTCTCAGATGCGGCAACAGAAGAAGTTGAGGATACCGCCCTGGTGGAGCGGGATTCTGCTGCGGTAGCGGCAACTCCTAGATTGGGAGATGCTCCGAGTTCCGGAAGTGACTCCTTATGGGGGATTTTTATTGCAGGACTTCTAGGCGGATTTGCTGCTTTCCTAATGCCCTGTATATTTCCGATGGTACCATTGACAGTCAGCTTCTTTACTAAAAAGGCCGGTAATAAAGCTCAAGCAGTAGGGCAGGCCCTATTGTATGGTCTCTTTATTATCGTCATCTATGTGGCCTTGGGCATGGTCGTTACGATTGTTTTTGGGTCAGATGCACTCAATGCCCTGTCTACCAATGGGATTTTTAACTTCTTTTTCTTCCTGCTCTTGGTGATATTTGCCGCTTCATTCTTTGGAGCGTTCGAAATTACATTGCCCAGCTCCTTTGTCAATAAGATTGATGCAAAGTCGGATAAAGGCGGATTGATAGGTCTATTTTTTATGTCTTTCAGCTTGGCGTTGGTTTCTTTTTCCTGTACTGGTCCCATTATCGGGACATTGCTGGTCGATGCGGCCGCTAAAGGAGATCGTTTGGGACCTGCTATCGGAATGCTTGGTTTCTCCGTTGCATTGGCCATTCCATTCGCACTATTCGCCATGTTCCCATCTTTACTTAAATCAATGCCAAAATCAGGAGGCTGGTTGAATAGCGTCAAAGTAGTATTGGGATTCTTGGAGCTAGCGTTGGCTTTAAAATTCCTCTCCAACGTCGATTTGGCCTATCATTGGAACTGGTTAGATCGTGAGGTCTTTTTGTCGCTATGGATTGTGATATTTGGATTAATGGGACTATACTTAATCGGTAAAATAAAATTCTCCCATGATAGTGACCTGAAATTTATGTCAGTACCCAGGACTATCATTGCCATAGTTGTATTTTCATTTGTAGTTTACATGGTTCCGGGTCTTTGGGGTGCACCTCTTAAGTCCATTTCGGCATTTTTGCCGCCATCAGCTACGCAAGATTTCGACTTGACTACCGGTATATCTGCAAGTGGTGCTACAGTACATGATGGAAAAATAAAGAAGTATGCCGAAATATTCCATGAACGTGGTACTCCAAAAGGATTTGATCCTTACTATGATTACGATCAAGGATTAGCAACAGCCAAAGAAGTCAACAAACCTGTCATCATTGATTTCACTGGTTGGAATTGCGTCAATTGTAGGCAAATGGAAGCCAATGTGTGGACGGATCCACGTGTAGCCAAAATCCTGAAAGAACAATTTGTGATGGTTGAACTCTTTGTAGATGACAAAACCGAATTGGCTAAAAAGGAGCAATATGTTTCTACATTCAGCGGTAAGAAAATCAAGACCATCGGAGGTAAGAATAGCGATTTTCAGGCGGCGACATTCAATAGTAATTCGCAACCACTCTATGTCTTAGTAGATACCGACGGAACAGTACTAGTCCCCCCTAGTGGTGCCGATTACAATGTGGAGAGCTATATCAAATTTTTGGAAAGCGGACTTATAAAGTTTAAAGAACAATAA
- a CDS encoding PLP-dependent cysteine synthase family protein, with protein sequence MELGLSECLSPELDSRFKHLWHLVGNTPMLELHYVYKGKQGKIYVKCENYNLTGSIKDRMALYILYKAYMNCQIRPSDMIVEATSGNTGIAFSAIGKALGHQVKIIMPNWLSKERIDIIKSMGADIQLVSKEEGGFLGSIRMSEEMAAKGGVFLPRQFENQFNAEAHELTTGKEIAMQLSSIGLIPDAFVAGVGTGGTVMGVGNYLRNQNPEVRIHPLEPAESPTLSTGHKVGSHRIQGISDEFIPAIVKLDSLDSVVNACDGDSIIMAQKLAKELGLAVGISSGANVIGAIKLKEEMGADATVVTLLCDDNKKYLSTDLVKDELVKEGYISSDLKFTGFHPICRLEQPLFGAKVSTSHVY encoded by the coding sequence ATGGAATTAGGATTAAGCGAGTGTCTTTCACCCGAATTAGACAGCAGATTTAAACACTTATGGCACTTGGTGGGTAATACCCCTATGCTAGAGCTGCATTATGTTTATAAAGGTAAACAGGGTAAAATCTATGTAAAGTGTGAAAATTATAATTTAACAGGAAGTATCAAAGATCGGATGGCTTTATACATTTTGTACAAGGCTTACATGAATTGTCAAATTCGCCCTTCAGATATGATAGTGGAGGCAACGAGTGGCAATACCGGAATCGCATTTTCAGCAATTGGTAAAGCTTTGGGACACCAGGTCAAAATTATTATGCCCAATTGGTTAAGCAAGGAACGCATCGATATCATCAAGAGTATGGGGGCTGATATACAGTTGGTCTCTAAGGAAGAGGGGGGCTTTTTGGGCAGCATCCGTATGAGTGAGGAAATGGCTGCCAAAGGTGGCGTATTCCTCCCGAGACAATTCGAGAATCAATTCAATGCTGAAGCCCATGAGCTGACTACGGGTAAGGAAATTGCGATGCAACTCTCTTCTATTGGTCTGATCCCGGACGCTTTTGTTGCAGGAGTAGGTACAGGTGGTACTGTGATGGGAGTGGGTAATTACCTTCGCAATCAAAATCCTGAAGTTCGTATTCATCCACTTGAGCCCGCAGAAAGTCCTACCCTTTCCACAGGACACAAAGTAGGTTCGCATCGTATACAGGGCATCTCTGACGAGTTTATACCCGCTATTGTCAAGTTGGATAGTTTGGATTCGGTGGTCAACGCTTGTGACGGTGATTCGATCATCATGGCCCAAAAACTAGCAAAGGAATTGGGGCTAGCCGTAGGGATATCTTCAGGCGCCAATGTAATCGGGGCCATCAAATTGAAAGAAGAAATGGGCGCTGACGCTACTGTCGTGACGTTACTATGTGATGACAATAAAAAATATTTGAGTACTGATTTGGTCAAAGACGAACTTGTGAAGGAGGGATATATATCATCTGACCTGAAGTTTACTGGATTTCATCCAATCTGTAGGCTGGAGCAACCTCTTTTTGGAGCAAAAGTCTCTACGAGCCATGTTTATTAA
- a CDS encoding sigma-70 family RNA polymerase sigma factor translates to MSFSKDAEDIMLLNTKVYTEQEFLYQISIGNRDAFTAFYMLHHQELGRTIGKFIKNREQTEELVQEVFVKLWLKRDILAKVENIRSYLFVLAKNTSLNTLKKNIRVETERIEWLRSEETQIRNQVQEIDESAYYQLLDRAIDNLPPQQKKVYLLSRSGRKKYVEIAEELQISKETVKKYLQLANASIVSYLQKNKDFTFLFILLFLRA, encoded by the coding sequence TTGTCCTTTTCAAAGGATGCCGAGGATATTATGCTACTAAATACCAAAGTATATACCGAACAAGAATTTCTGTATCAAATTTCTATTGGGAATCGGGATGCATTTACAGCATTTTACATGCTTCATCATCAAGAGCTTGGAAGAACTATTGGAAAATTCATCAAAAACCGCGAACAAACGGAGGAGCTGGTGCAGGAAGTCTTTGTGAAGCTGTGGTTAAAAAGAGATATACTGGCAAAAGTTGAAAACATTCGCAGCTACTTGTTTGTACTGGCAAAAAACACATCGCTGAATACACTAAAAAAGAATATCAGGGTAGAAACCGAACGAATCGAATGGCTCAGATCCGAAGAAACCCAAATAAGAAACCAAGTCCAAGAGATAGACGAATCTGCTTACTATCAGCTACTGGACCGCGCAATTGACAACCTTCCACCCCAACAAAAGAAAGTCTATCTATTAAGCCGAAGCGGACGCAAAAAATACGTTGAGATTGCTGAAGAACTACAGATTTCGAAAGAAACGGTAAAGAAGTACCTCCAGTTGGCCAATGCTTCCATAGTATCCTATCTACAAAAAAATAAAGACTTCACATTTTTATTTATTTTACTTTTTTTACGAGCCTAA
- a CDS encoding fibronectin type III-like domain-contianing protein, producing the protein MVLPRLLFNRENRPSKFAKKIEAKNYLNIQIKFHEQLTQEDLKLFDTHKNWKVEKGKFKVLVGNSSDSIKLESAFMLNHDYPL; encoded by the coding sequence GTGGTGTTACCTCGCTTATTATTTAACAGGGAGAATAGACCTTCGAAATTTGCGAAAAAAATTGAAGCAAAAAACTACCTTAATATACAAATCAAGTTTCATGAGCAGCTTACTCAAGAAGATTTGAAACTATTCGATACTCACAAAAATTGGAAAGTAGAAAAGGGGAAATTTAAAGTACTCGTAGGGAATTCATCTGATAGTATCAAACTGGAATCGGCATTTATGTTGAACCACGATTATCCATTATAG
- a CDS encoding FecR family protein, which yields MNTRLEELSFYLSKYVEETISEEELIILSQLINSVSESDLNKAFTAIWDQESESANLPDYFTADSTANILSKILNKEESAKETPHNHSKNHLSLRFVSYSISAACLLMVLGGWWYWSVFFKHKGVDNMSAPEIVEEVRNDRDPGKEEAIFTLDNGEKVSLTGTQPGVLKKGENFEIVRLETGEIQYRGKAAQGPVETHSIQTPRGGQINFVLPDGSRVWLNAASTIHFPSNFNKANRVVELSGEAYFEVVKNHKEPFIVKNRINEIEVLGTKFNVKAYDDENSTVTALLEGSVRVSTNNNAAIMKPNQLATIESNGPIQIQYKKNINQEFSWKDGYFNFDDTDIHTIMNQISRWYNIDIESKESIREKRLTGKISRDVKLSKVLEMLSFSGVHYQQKNGKLIMTDNN from the coding sequence ATGAACACTAGATTAGAAGAATTGAGTTTTTATCTATCGAAATATGTTGAAGAGACAATTTCAGAGGAGGAACTTATCATACTTAGTCAATTAATAAATTCGGTATCCGAAAGTGACTTAAACAAGGCTTTTACTGCTATTTGGGACCAAGAATCAGAGTCGGCCAATCTACCAGACTACTTTACCGCTGATAGTACAGCCAATATATTATCCAAAATCCTAAATAAAGAAGAATCCGCGAAGGAAACTCCACATAACCACTCCAAAAATCATCTCTCACTCCGCTTTGTCAGCTACTCCATTTCAGCCGCTTGCCTACTCATGGTCTTAGGCGGGTGGTGGTATTGGTCAGTTTTTTTTAAGCACAAAGGTGTTGATAATATGAGCGCTCCAGAGATAGTCGAAGAGGTAAGGAATGATCGCGACCCTGGTAAAGAAGAGGCGATATTCACGCTCGATAATGGAGAAAAGGTAAGCTTGACAGGCACGCAGCCCGGAGTATTAAAGAAGGGGGAGAATTTCGAAATCGTGCGTCTAGAAACGGGAGAAATCCAGTATCGGGGCAAAGCGGCCCAAGGTCCCGTGGAGACGCACAGCATCCAGACACCAAGAGGAGGTCAAATCAATTTTGTGTTACCTGATGGCAGTCGGGTCTGGCTTAATGCAGCTTCCACCATTCACTTTCCTTCTAATTTTAATAAGGCCAATCGTGTAGTGGAGCTATCGGGAGAAGCCTACTTTGAAGTCGTTAAAAATCATAAAGAACCATTTATCGTTAAAAATCGAATTAACGAAATTGAGGTCCTTGGCACCAAATTTAATGTCAAGGCATATGACGACGAGAATTCTACAGTAACCGCCTTGCTAGAAGGAAGCGTCCGGGTGTCAACCAACAACAACGCTGCGATAATGAAGCCAAATCAATTGGCAACCATTGAAAGCAACGGCCCAATACAGATTCAATACAAAAAGAATATCAATCAAGAATTTTCGTGGAAGGACGGATATTTCAATTTTGATGATACTGACATCCATACTATTATGAATCAAATATCACGGTGGTATAACATTGATATCGAATCTAAAGAGAGCATCCGTGAAAAACGCCTGACTGGAAAAATATCCAGAGACGTGAAATTATCAAAGGTACTCGAGATGTTAAGCTTTTCCGGCGTACACTATCAACAGAAAAATGGCAAACTAATTATGACAGACAACAATTAA
- a CDS encoding TonB-dependent receptor: MKFSVAILILSLSAVKAESFGQRISLSGNKMSVNDLLGTIERQIPYFFVYDKSELTGFEIEGVHLKNVPLTEGLDRVFKDKNISYKLVDNYIVLKKLDSEANIQQNIEISGIVRNERNEPIDGVTVTVKDKSIGAVTGADGKYSLMVNQPNETLIFKHISYIPQQVKLHNSTTANVILVLQNDNLEEVVVVGYGTQKKINLTGAVSSISGKDLESRPITNIGRGLQGQMPGLTIRNLNTAPGSQAPQIRIRGVGTWGDANPLIVIDGIPGGDLNILNPDDIESISVLKDAASSSIYGVRGANGVIVVTTKTGKSGTPVINLNSYYGLQTPTALPELVGSIDYMKLQNEANINAGQNPTYSEEQIKIAADGSDPNYFANTNWIDEVYRKNAAQQSHNFSMQGGGEKSSYYASYGYLGEGGLVVGDNFKANRHNARLRINSEVLDRIKIEGNLGYVDRGVNGSASGTGPLSAATTIRPLVPVRFTNGSWGYHGGQSNPVAIAQDGGTNSFTSQEITANVSATVNLMKGLDIKGQYGLVRYNSKRTNFYETIKYYSPDDNKLIYQTNNPNNVKMDHYSARYQTFIGTAHYNTSIKELHNITGLLGYSLEERVGNDFWASRQNLPVQGLPSLAIGTENQLNSSSSSQNALMSFFGRVNYDFDNKYLLEGNFRYDGSSRFHPDVRWNWFGAVSAGWVFSEERFFEDLKGFWNRGKVRFSYGTQGNDKVGRDFPYMATLESVQVTGNNPIGNEGQVGFRQSFIPNQLLTWESSEKTNIGLDLSFLSNKLEVTAEYFVNNTKNILLNPPLPDVIGVGTNYPSQNSGEVQNKGWEIVVGYQDQLGDFKYRANFNLSDVRNKITKLDNYAQNLGDRVRLLGQPLDAFYGFKADRIAQIEDFEVVNGNYVAKFPFQKGDLVGPGDLIYQPSNPNDKEITVAKDRHILGSDIPRYTYGFRGEMAYKNVDFSFFIQGVGKADGYLGGAARHAFIDNSAMPQKVHLDRWTPENTDASYPRLVYMRTHNTRLSSKWIEDASYLRLKNIQIGYTIPNSIIEKMRISKLRLYFSADNLFTKTDFYYGYDPEVPVGNTGGYYPQVKTFVFGLNVNLK; this comes from the coding sequence ATGAAGTTTTCAGTAGCAATACTTATTTTATCCCTTAGCGCTGTAAAAGCGGAGAGCTTTGGACAGCGGATTTCGTTGTCAGGGAACAAAATGAGTGTCAACGATCTTTTAGGAACTATCGAGCGACAGATTCCCTACTTCTTTGTTTACGATAAATCGGAACTCACAGGATTCGAAATAGAGGGTGTTCATTTAAAAAACGTTCCATTGACCGAAGGCTTGGACAGAGTATTTAAGGACAAAAATATAAGCTATAAACTCGTTGACAATTACATCGTGTTGAAGAAGCTAGACTCCGAAGCAAATATCCAGCAAAATATCGAAATCAGTGGAATAGTCCGAAATGAAAGAAATGAGCCCATAGACGGTGTGACGGTCACTGTTAAAGACAAGAGTATTGGAGCCGTCACGGGCGCTGACGGCAAATACTCCCTAATGGTGAATCAGCCCAATGAAACGTTGATTTTCAAGCACATTTCGTATATCCCTCAACAGGTAAAACTTCACAACTCCACCACTGCCAATGTGATATTGGTCCTTCAGAACGATAATCTAGAAGAGGTTGTGGTAGTGGGATATGGCACACAGAAGAAAATAAATTTGACAGGTGCAGTAAGCAGTATCTCTGGCAAAGACTTAGAAAGTCGGCCAATCACCAACATTGGAAGAGGTCTTCAAGGACAGATGCCAGGCCTGACCATTAGGAATCTGAATACAGCGCCTGGAAGTCAAGCGCCTCAAATAAGGATTAGAGGTGTAGGCACTTGGGGCGATGCCAATCCGTTGATAGTGATCGATGGAATTCCGGGGGGCGATTTGAACATCCTGAATCCAGATGATATCGAAAGTATATCCGTATTGAAGGATGCAGCATCTTCTTCGATCTATGGCGTCAGAGGGGCTAATGGAGTTATTGTAGTGACCACCAAAACAGGAAAATCGGGCACACCAGTAATCAACCTCAACAGTTACTACGGATTACAAACGCCTACTGCGCTACCAGAGCTTGTAGGGTCTATTGATTATATGAAGCTTCAAAATGAAGCAAATATAAATGCAGGTCAAAACCCAACGTATTCCGAAGAACAAATCAAAATTGCCGCCGATGGTAGCGACCCAAACTACTTTGCCAATACCAATTGGATAGATGAGGTATATCGTAAAAATGCAGCTCAACAGAGTCATAATTTCAGTATGCAAGGTGGCGGAGAAAAGTCAAGTTATTACGCATCCTATGGATACTTAGGTGAAGGTGGACTAGTAGTCGGTGACAATTTTAAAGCCAATCGACACAATGCGAGATTGCGTATCAATAGTGAAGTGCTGGACAGGATTAAGATAGAAGGCAATCTAGGATATGTAGATAGAGGGGTCAATGGTTCGGCTTCTGGAACAGGCCCATTATCCGCAGCGACAACGATCAGACCTCTTGTCCCAGTCCGATTTACAAATGGAAGCTGGGGATACCACGGAGGACAAAGTAATCCAGTGGCAATAGCACAAGATGGTGGTACGAATAGTTTTACTTCCCAAGAAATCACCGCTAATGTAAGTGCTACAGTCAACCTAATGAAAGGATTGGATATCAAGGGGCAATACGGACTTGTTAGGTATAATTCCAAAAGGACGAATTTCTACGAAACGATTAAATACTACAGTCCAGATGATAATAAGCTTATTTATCAGACCAACAATCCAAATAACGTCAAGATGGATCACTATTCTGCTCGTTATCAAACTTTTATTGGTACTGCACATTATAATACCTCTATTAAAGAACTCCACAACATTACAGGATTACTAGGCTATTCACTGGAAGAGCGTGTAGGTAATGATTTTTGGGCCTCGAGACAAAATTTGCCTGTCCAAGGTTTACCATCATTGGCTATCGGAACCGAGAATCAACTCAATAGTAGTTCCAGTTCCCAAAATGCGCTCATGTCATTCTTCGGTCGCGTTAATTACGACTTTGACAACAAGTATTTATTAGAAGGAAATTTCCGTTATGACGGTTCTTCTAGATTTCATCCTGATGTAAGGTGGAACTGGTTTGGAGCAGTGTCTGCCGGATGGGTGTTCAGTGAAGAGCGATTTTTTGAGGATCTAAAGGGATTTTGGAATCGTGGTAAAGTTAGATTCTCCTACGGAACACAGGGAAATGATAAGGTTGGGCGAGACTTCCCATACATGGCTACATTAGAATCTGTACAAGTGACAGGAAATAATCCCATCGGTAATGAAGGGCAGGTAGGTTTCAGACAAAGCTTTATCCCGAATCAACTGCTTACCTGGGAATCATCTGAAAAGACCAATATCGGTCTAGATCTAAGCTTCCTTTCCAACAAATTAGAGGTTACAGCGGAGTACTTTGTCAATAACACCAAAAATATACTGCTAAACCCACCTTTGCCGGATGTGATCGGTGTTGGCACGAATTATCCGTCTCAAAATTCGGGAGAAGTACAAAATAAAGGTTGGGAAATCGTAGTAGGATATCAAGATCAGTTAGGCGATTTTAAATACCGAGCCAATTTTAACCTTTCAGATGTTAGGAATAAAATTACAAAGCTTGATAATTATGCCCAAAACCTTGGTGATAGAGTCAGATTACTCGGTCAACCGCTGGATGCCTTCTATGGATTCAAGGCCGATCGAATAGCACAAATAGAGGATTTTGAGGTGGTAAATGGAAACTATGTTGCCAAATTTCCCTTCCAAAAGGGAGATCTCGTAGGGCCGGGTGACCTCATTTATCAACCTAGCAATCCGAATGATAAAGAAATTACAGTAGCCAAAGATAGACATATCTTGGGCAGTGACATTCCGAGATACACCTATGGTTTTAGGGGTGAAATGGCATACAAGAACGTAGATTTTAGTTTCTTTATCCAAGGTGTCGGCAAGGCAGACGGATATTTGGGCGGTGCGGCGAGACATGCTTTTATAGATAATAGTGCCATGCCACAGAAGGTACATCTAGATCGTTGGACACCGGAGAATACCGATGCCTCATATCCAAGGTTGGTATACATGCGTACCCACAATACACGTTTGTCATCCAAGTGGATTGAAGATGCATCCTACCTTCGTTTAAAAAACATCCAAATAGGCTATACTATTCCGAATAGTATAATTGAGAAAATGCGTATAAGCAAGCTGAGGCTATACTTTTCTGCAGATAATTTGTTCACGAAGACGGATTTCTATTACGGCTACGACCCAGAGGTACCTGTAGGCAATACAGGAGGATATTATCCTCAGGTGAAGACCTTTGTTTTCGGTTTAAATGTGAATTTAAAGTAG
- a CDS encoding RagB/SusD family nutrient uptake outer membrane protein, translated as MNILRNKRYRVNLALLIISSSILHASCSDFLDRLPQDEIVDQTFWKTQEQLEMAVTGIYSRVKAKNFVDMENLAENTMWPTTTEYKDIGSGVFPVTQPTVDAEWRNMFRDIRECNAFLENYKQATESDPGAVERLAAEVRTIRALGYSFLTSFYGDVPLITKTLNPSDEEVYGTRTPQKEVVDFLLKELDDAAAVLPKEIPSGKNLGRVSKGTALALKARIALAYGRYEVAELAAKAVMDLGIYQLYSNGDPKTSYQELFTRKGKLAEGKNKETLFARMHKADVIMHNLSREIQVPDQFARFVPTRSLVESYLCADGLPIDKSPLYKDDTYTDIFENRDPRLKQTILVPGDTWGGRYDGRPTASNPDPSVFMTPKFSQDGRGSVTTTGYYYKKYAEPTAIPNYNRDDNDIHHIRFAEVLLTYAEARFEQGKLTQADLDISINLLRNRVGMKPMDLGFLAQHGMDTRTEIRRERRIELVMEGHRYFDVRRWKEGERLGKEIEGVRADWFPQLSSSTFRKNEEGYLVVQWNRRFEDPKNYLWPVPQPQIDRNPNLTQNPGW; from the coding sequence ATGAATATTTTAAGAAATAAGAGATATAGAGTCAATCTGGCACTGTTGATAATCAGTTCTAGCATATTACACGCTTCATGTAGTGATTTTTTGGATAGATTGCCTCAAGATGAGATTGTAGATCAAACATTCTGGAAGACACAAGAGCAGTTGGAAATGGCCGTCACAGGAATCTATTCCCGCGTCAAGGCTAAAAACTTTGTCGATATGGAGAATCTAGCCGAAAATACCATGTGGCCTACAACCACAGAATACAAAGATATCGGATCTGGGGTATTTCCGGTTACACAACCAACGGTTGACGCCGAGTGGAGAAATATGTTTCGGGACATCCGGGAGTGCAATGCTTTCCTGGAGAATTATAAACAAGCTACTGAAAGCGATCCTGGTGCGGTTGAACGATTAGCTGCTGAAGTCCGCACCATTAGAGCGTTGGGTTATAGTTTTCTTACCTCATTCTATGGGGACGTACCACTCATTACCAAGACACTCAACCCTTCAGATGAAGAAGTATACGGAACACGTACCCCACAAAAGGAAGTTGTAGATTTTCTTTTAAAAGAACTAGACGATGCTGCGGCTGTATTACCTAAGGAGATCCCCAGTGGAAAAAATCTAGGACGGGTGAGTAAAGGTACCGCACTCGCACTTAAAGCCCGTATAGCACTAGCTTATGGTCGCTACGAGGTAGCCGAACTTGCAGCTAAAGCAGTTATGGATTTAGGGATTTATCAGCTCTATAGTAACGGGGACCCTAAGACCTCCTACCAAGAATTGTTTACACGTAAAGGTAAATTGGCAGAAGGAAAAAATAAAGAAACGCTATTTGCTAGGATGCATAAAGCGGATGTTATTATGCACAACTTAAGTAGAGAAATTCAAGTCCCAGATCAGTTTGCTCGATTTGTCCCTACGCGTTCTTTAGTCGAATCGTATTTATGTGCTGATGGGCTTCCTATTGACAAATCACCACTATACAAAGACGATACCTATACTGACATTTTCGAAAATAGGGATCCACGGCTAAAGCAAACAATACTCGTCCCTGGAGATACTTGGGGAGGACGGTATGACGGTAGACCAACGGCATCCAATCCAGATCCGTCTGTGTTTATGACACCTAAGTTTAGTCAAGATGGTCGCGGTTCAGTGACTACTACCGGTTACTACTACAAAAAGTACGCTGAACCGACTGCTATTCCGAATTATAATCGCGACGACAATGATATACACCATATACGTTTTGCGGAGGTACTATTGACCTATGCCGAAGCCAGATTTGAACAAGGTAAACTTACACAGGCAGACTTGGATATTTCCATCAATCTACTTAGAAATAGGGTTGGAATGAAACCTATGGATTTAGGATTTCTAGCACAACATGGGATGGACACTAGAACGGAAATTCGACGTGAACGTCGGATTGAACTCGTCATGGAAGGTCATCGTTATTTTGATGTTAGACGTTGGAAAGAAGGCGAGCGACTAGGCAAGGAAATAGAAGGAGTGAGAGCCGATTGGTTTCCGCAATTGAGTAGTAGTACTTTCCGCAAGAATGAAGAAGGCTACCTTGTTGTACAATGGAATAGAAGATTTGAAGATCCTAAGAATTACTTATGGCCTGTTCCTCAACCACAGATAGACCGAAACCCCAACTTAACCCAAAATCCAGGTTGGTAA